TGGAGGACGGAGCAACAGGGTGGGCTGCGGGCAGCCACGAGTGCAGGGGGAAGAAACCGGCTTTGACTGTGAAGCCGGCCAGAAGCAGGAGCATAGTTCCGGCGGCAGCGGCCGGGCCGAAGGTCTGGAGCGCCGTGGAAAGCTGGGCGATCCCGGCGTGCGGGGCCGCTGCCTGCAGGGTCAAGAGGCCCAGCTGCATGGCGTAGGCGCCGCCAGCGCACATGATGAAGTACTTGGCGCCGGCCTTGAGGGCTTCCTGGGAGCGCTTGTGCACCACCAGCATGTAGGAGCTAAAGGTCATGATCTCCCAGGAGGAGTAGAAGCCACCGAGGTCCTTGGCCGAAGCCAGGCCGATCAGGGTGGCGACCATGATGAACAGGAAAAAGAAGTAGTGGTCCGAACCGGCTTTGCGCCCCATGTAGCCGATGGAGTAGACGACGATCACGCCGCCCGCCAGGGCGTAGAGCATGGTGAAGAGGTCCTGCACCGGGGCGAGTCCGGGAGCGGCCCAGGCAGCGGCAACAGTGGCCGCCGCTATGAGGATGGTCAGGATGTCGCGGCAGGCCGGGGCGTACCGTCCGGCCACGTACAGGACGAAGGCGCCCATGTAGGGGATGAGCGCTGCCAGGGACCAGCTTCCCTCAAGATCGGGAAGGGAGGCGCTGGCGCCCGAAGCGGACTTCTGCCAGGCCATGGACTGGCAGAGGTGCAGGATCGGCTCGGGGAAGAGGCAGAACAGAGCCAGAACGCCCGCGAGAATGGCCAGTCCGTATCCGGAAGAGGCCGGGCCGGGTTTAATAACGGTGAGTGCGGAGGACTTCTCCATGCACACGGCGTGCACCAGGCGTATGGTGTACACGGCGGCCGCGATGCTGGCCGCGGCCAGGGCCAGGGCCACGAGGAAATGGCCGCCTTCCACTGTGGCGAAGAGGATGAGCGCCTTGCCGGGGGGGGCTTTGAAGGGGGTGAGCCCGATGGCTGTGAAAAGGGAGAATCCCAGCAATATGGCTGTTACGGGGTTGCGGCTTCCCGCCCCACGCAGCGCGTCAAGGCTGTAGCCGCCGGCCTGGGTGGCCAGGTTGCGCAGGCAGAGGTACCAGATGGTCCGGGCCGCGCCTTGATAGAGCAGGTTGAGGAGGGCGCCGGTGGTTCCAGCCAGAGCGCCGGTGCTTATGCCAACGAGAATATATCCTGCTTGGGCAAGAGCCGAGTAGGCCATCAGGCGTCTGAGCTCGCCCAGGGACTTCAGTGCCCGGAATTCGCCCAGCAGCACAAGGGCCGCTCCGGCGACGAGTCCGAGTTGGGTGGACAGTTCCATGCAAGCCTCCTTTCGATAACCCGTAAGTTACCCGGAGGCCGGTTTCTGTCCGGCAGGCGACGTTTCTAGAAATATTTACTCGGGGCAGGAATTGGCGATGACTTGTAAGTCTTCCATATCTTTAATTAAATATTCACCGCGCGCGAGTTTTTTCAAAATTCCGTCTTTTTCAAGATTCGAGATGAGCGTGGACACTGTTTGTCTGGATGATCCGACGATCTTGGCGATGTTGTCCACTGTCAGGCCGACGTCGAGATAGGTTCCGGCTGCCGTTCTTTCTCCATTGAGTACCGCTTGCTCGTAGAAAAATGCGGCAACGCGTTTGTCCGTGCAGTTGAAATACAGGTTCTCGATGATGGTGATGGCCCCGGACATCATTGTTCCGAGCGATGTAACCAGCGCGAAATTCAAGGATTGCAGTTCAGCGGCGAGCTTGAAAAATTTAAAGGACGGGCAGGTGAGGATGGAAGCATCCTCCAGGGCTTCCACATAGGCCCTGGTGTGGGTGCTGTAGACGTCGCCGGGACCCAGGATGGCCATGGAGAGCTCTTTTCCGTCAAGCCCGAGGTAAACCCGGAGCTTCCCTTCCTTCACGATAAAGATCAGGTCTTCCTTGTGGTAGGGCATGAAGATCAGGTGACGCTTGCGGAAACTGCGCTCGTTGAGCTGGGAGAGAAGCTCTTTGTTCTCTTCCTTCAAGAGTATTTCAAGCAGGCTCGTTCTTGCCTTCTGGTGTCGGCCGGACATGCTGTCTCCTGTCTACGGCGCCAAGACGCAAGTAAATGGGGTGGTCAGAAGGCGCATGCAAAGAAACGCCCGGTGCTTTCCGAGGGAAAGAGGTCTGGGGAAGAGGGCTTTGAGGAAGGCCCTGATGGGTCCGCTACGCGGGCTCACCTGAAGGTCGCACGATAAGCGCAGTTCATACATCAGAATAAGATGCTGAAACTTGCAGTCAAAAAGAAAGCAAGCCCGGGTTTCTGGCCCCCCCAAAAACACGTGCCTTGAATGTCTAGAAGATCAGGTAAAGCATCTTAGAGTAATGGTCAATTCAGGAAAGATTCCGATTATATTTCAGGTGTATCTAGAACAGCCATGGCCGCCAGGGTGCCCGGCCTGGTCAGCCCGTCCGCTCGCGGCGCCGTTCCTCCTTGCGGACCGCGCGCCTCTGCTCGGCTTCATCGAACCTGCGCCGGTCTTCAGGGGTTTCAAGAATAAGCGGCGGCAGTTTTCCTGGCTTTCCGGACTCGTCCATGGCCACGAAGGTCATGTAGGCGGTGGCCGCATGCCGGGTTTCCCCGGTGAGCATATCCTCGGCCTCGACGCGTATCCCCACTTCCATGGACGTGGAACCAACGAAGTTCACGCAGGACTTGAGCACCATCACCTCGCCCACCTTTACCGGGGCCAGGAAGTCCACCCGGTCCACGGACGCTGTGACCACCCGGGATCTGGCGTAGCGGGTGGCAACGATGCCGCCCACAAGGTCGATTTGGCGAAGTATTACCCCCCCGTGGACGTTTCCCGCGGGATTGGCGTCCTGGGGCAGCATGCGCACGGGCATGTCCGTGCGCGTGTCCGAAACCTTCACCCCGTCCATAGTTCTCTCCTCTTTGCCGCCACCTGGTCAGTGCTCAGAGCTTAACACCCGTTCCCAACGCCATGCCCAGTTCGAGCGCCTGCCGGTTCACATCCAGAAAAGCCGGCGGGATGCGCGTTTCCAAAACCTTGAGGATCGATTCGGGCCTGACTATCCTGGTGAGCCCCAGGAGCGCCCCCAGCATGCAGATATTGAGCACTATGGGCTGGGCCAGCTTCTCCAGCACGGACTCGTACAGGGGCAGCTCCACGTGCCGTGCGTCCACGCTACGCTGGGTGGTGACGTAGCGGGTGTCCGTAATGAGAAGGCCGCCGGGCCGTATTATGGGCGAATACTTGTTGTAGGCCTCCTGGGTCAGACACACCAGGACATTGGGCTGGAGGACTTTGGGATAGTGGATGGGCTCGTCGGATATGATGACGTCGGAGCGGGTTGCGCCTCCCCTGGCTTCCGGCCCGTACGACTGGGACTGTACAGCCACCAGCCCCTCGTGCAGCACGGCCGCCTCGGCCAGGATGATGGCGGCGGTGATGACGCCCTGGCCGCCCGAGCCGGAAAAAACCAATCTGCCTTTGTCCATGTCAGACTCCTCGCGTATGGGGACGCGCTAAATGCGTAAACAGCATTTCGGGCTCCCGGACGAGAACGCGCATCATGCCTTGGCCTTCTTTTTCTGAGCCTTGTCCATGATTTTGGCGTATTCCTCGCAATATTCCGGGGACTGCCGCTCCACGAAGATGCCCCGCTCGATGAGGTCCGGGTTTTCCTGTTTGGCCTTGGAACCTATGGGCGTGGTGCCTGACTTGTAGCCCTCCATCATGGACACCGCGTCGCCCTGCTTGTTCTTGCGGCCGAAATAGGTGGGGCATTGGCTTAAGACCTCCACCACGGAGAACCCCTTGTGGGAGATGGCCTTCATGAGCACCTTGGAGAGTTCCTTGACGTGGTAGCTGGTGGTGCGGGCCACGAAGGAAGCGCCGGCGGCCTGGGCCAGGGCGGCCACGTCGAACATCTGGTCGATGTTGCCCAGGGGGGCGGTGGTGGACAGGGTGCCCTCTCCGGAGAGAGGCGAGTACTGGCCGCCGGTCATACCGTAGACCCTGTTGTTCATGACGATGGCGGTGATGTCTATGTTTCGCCTGGCCGCGTGGATGAAGTGGTTGCCGCCGATGGCCAGGGCGTCGCCGTCGCCCATGGGCACGATGAGTTTGAGTTCCGGCCGGGAAAGCTTCACGCCCGTGGCAAAGGCCAAAGCCCGGCCGTGCAGGGTGTGCAGGGTGTGGAAGTCCACGTAGCCGGATATCCTGGAGGAGCAGCCGATGCCGGACACCATGACCACGCTGTTCTTGTTGATGCCAAGCCCGTCCAGGGCCCGTAACAGTCCGTTGAGCACGGTTCCGTGCCCGCATCCCGGACACCAGATGTGCGGGAAGAACCTGGAGCGGATGTATTTCTTGATGGACATGCCTACACTCCCTTGCCCTGGATGAGCCTCAGGATGTTCATGATGTCGTTTGGCGTGATGAAGACGCCGTCGTAGCGGTTCACCAGGTAAACCCGCCCAGGCTTGTCCACGGCCAGCTTCACCTGGGCCATCACCTGGCCCATGTTCATCTCCACCACCACCACGTGCTTGGCCCTGGAGCACTTCTCGCGCACCACGGCCTCGGGGAAGGGCCAGAGGGTCTGGAGTTCCAGAAGCCCCAGCTTGTCGCCCAGGGCCCGGCGCTCCTCAACCAGGTGCAGGGCGGATCTGGCCGAGGAGCCGTAGGAGATGAGCACGCACTCGGCGTCTTCCAGATGGA
The DNA window shown above is from Desulfovibrio sp. and carries:
- a CDS encoding 2-oxoacid:ferredoxin oxidoreductase subunit beta, which codes for MSIKKYIRSRFFPHIWCPGCGHGTVLNGLLRALDGLGINKNSVVMVSGIGCSSRISGYVDFHTLHTLHGRALAFATGVKLSRPELKLIVPMGDGDALAIGGNHFIHAARRNIDITAIVMNNRVYGMTGGQYSPLSGEGTLSTTAPLGNIDQMFDVAALAQAAGASFVARTTSYHVKELSKVLMKAISHKGFSVVEVLSQCPTYFGRKNKQGDAVSMMEGYKSGTTPIGSKAKQENPDLIERGIFVERQSPEYCEEYAKIMDKAQKKKAKA
- a CDS encoding acyl-CoA thioesterase, which gives rise to MDGVKVSDTRTDMPVRMLPQDANPAGNVHGGVILRQIDLVGGIVATRYARSRVVTASVDRVDFLAPVKVGEVMVLKSCVNFVGSTSMEVGIRVEAEDMLTGETRHAATAYMTFVAMDESGKPGKLPPLILETPEDRRRFDEAEQRRAVRKEERRRERTG
- a CDS encoding 2-oxoacid:acceptor oxidoreductase family protein, producing the protein MDKGRLVFSGSGGQGVITAAIILAEAAVLHEGLVAVQSQSYGPEARGGATRSDVIISDEPIHYPKVLQPNVLVCLTQEAYNKYSPIIRPGGLLITDTRYVTTQRSVDARHVELPLYESVLEKLAQPIVLNICMLGALLGLTRIVRPESILKVLETRIPPAFLDVNRQALELGMALGTGVKL
- a CDS encoding Crp/Fnr family transcriptional regulator, with translation MSGRHQKARTSLLEILLKEENKELLSQLNERSFRKRHLIFMPYHKEDLIFIVKEGKLRVYLGLDGKELSMAILGPGDVYSTHTRAYVEALEDASILTCPSFKFFKLAAELQSLNFALVTSLGTMMSGAITIIENLYFNCTDKRVAAFFYEQAVLNGERTAAGTYLDVGLTVDNIAKIVGSSRQTVSTLISNLEKDGILKKLARGEYLIKDMEDLQVIANSCPE